The DNA sequence TCCTGCGGATCTGCTATCCGATCTGCCCGGGGGGCGGCCTGAGCCTTGCCTGGCTGGTGTGCGGCCTCGGTGTCGTATCGATGGTCTACGGGGCGTTCGCGGCCCTGGCCCAGAAGGACTTCAAGCGGATGGTGGCCTACAGCTCCGTCAGCCACATGGGTTACGTGATGCTCGGCCTCGGCGTGTGGAGCGCGGTCGCCGGTACGCAATACGCCTGGGACGCCTGGGCCCAGGGGGTCAACGGCGCGATGTTCCAGATGCTCGCCCACGGCATCAGTTCCGCGGGGATGTTCTTCATGGTCGGCGTGCTCTACGACCGTGTGCACCACCGCAACCTCGAGGAATTCGGCGGGATCTTCGCGCGGATGCCGGTCTACGCCGGCCTGGCGGTGACGATCTTCTTCGCCGGCCTCGGCCTCCCCGGCTTGTGCGGGTTCATCGGCGAGGTCCTCGTCACGCTGTCGAGCTGGAAGTACAGCCAGGCGCTGGCGGTCTGTTCGGCGTTCACGGTGATCATCACCGCCGCCTATATCCTCTGGGCGATCCAGCGGGTGTACCTGGGCGCCGAGTACAAGGGGCCCCACGGCGATCATCTCGAGCCGCTGTCGCAGCGTGAGTTGGCGATCGCGGTGCCGCTGGTCCTGCTGGCGATCGTGTTCGGTGTCGCCCCGCAGGCGATCTTCCGCACCGTCACCCCGACCGTGAACCGGCAGGTGGAGGCGCTCGCCACCTGGACGCGGCAGGTTCACGATGCCCGCCCCGCGCTGTCGGCAGGCGGGCCGGTCGCCGACGTCGCCTCCACCGGAGCCCAACCGTGAACCTCGGCGTCCTGCTGACGGATCTGGTCAGCGACACGCTCAACGTCTCGCTACCCGCGTTCCGCCCCGAGGCCTGCCTCGCGGTGACGGTCGTGCTGCTGCTCCTGTGCCGGATGCTTCCCGGGGCACGGCTCCTCCACTCGTCGTGGGTGGCGTTCGGCGGCGTGCTCTTCGCCGCTGCCTACGCCTGGGCCGATCTCCGTAGCCTGCCCGGATCGCCGTGGCAGCCGGTGTCGGCGGGGGCGTTTCGCGAGGAGCTGTTCGGCGGTTTGCTCGTGTTCGACGGCTTCACCGCCTACGTTCGCCTGATCCTCACCGGGTTCCTCGTCCTCTACATCCCGTTCACGAAGCTGTCGGGGATCCCTGGCCGTGAGGAGGAAACCGATTTCCACGTGCTCCTTCTCGGGGCCGTGCTCGGGATGTGCCTGATGGCCTCGGCCAACCACCTCCTGATGGTGTTCATGGCGGTGGAGATGGCAAGCGTGCCGTCGTATGCCCTCGCCGGCTTCCTCAAGGGGCGGAAGGCGGCGTCGGAGGCGGCGCTCAAATACGCCGTCTACGGCGCGGGTGCGGCCGGGATCATGCTCTACGGCATCAGCCTGTTGGGCGGTGTCCTCGGCTCGCTTCACCTGCCGACGATGGCGACGAAGCTGTCGGCGCTGCTCGCCGCCGGGAGCCCGGGAGGGGTGACGACGGCTCTGATGCTCGGCGGGCTGATGCTGGCCGTCGGGTTGGCGTTCAAGCTGTCGGCCGTGCCGTTCCATTTCTGGTGCCCCGACGTGTTCGAGGGTGCGGCTGCCGAGGTGGGCGCATTCCTCTCGGTGGCCAGCAAGGCTGCCGCCGTGGCCCTTGCCATCCGCTTGGGGTGCGGGCTGACCGCGCCGAGCGGGAGTGATGCCACGGTGCTGGCCGGGCTCGCCGACGCCCGGTCGTACGCCGCCCACGTGATCGGTCTGCTGGCGGTGCTCACCTGCACGCTCGGGAATCTCGGCGCGTACGGCCAGACGAACATCAAGCGGATGCTCGCCTATTCGACGATCGCCCACGCCGGCTATCTGATGATCGGCGTGGCCGCGGCGATTGCCTTGGGGGGTGCCGGGATGGCGGGAGCCGCCGGTGCGGGGGTCGCGCGGGACGCCGTGGCGGCGGTCGCCTTCTATCTCGGCGTCTACCTGTTCATGAATCTTGCCGCGTTCGCGATCGTCGCCTTCCTCCGCAACGTCCTGCGGAGCGAGGAGATCGCCGCCTACGCGGGGCTCATCCAGTCGAGTCCCGGCATCGTGGTGGCGATGGGGATCGTGCTGGTGAGCCTCATCGGCCTGCCTCCGCTGGCCGGGTTCACCGCCAAGTTCCTCGTCTTCGCCTCGGCTGCCCAGGCGATCACGCTCGGTGCCGAGAAGCCGCTGATGATCGTCCTCCTCGCCGTCGGCGGCCTCAACACGGTGTTCAGCCTCGTCTACTACATGCGCGTCCTGGCATTGATGATTTTCAGCCCGCCACCGGCCGACCGCGTCGCCGAGCCGCTCCCGCTGGTCTCGTTCCCCGGCGCTCTGGTGACCGGACTGGTGGCGCCGGTGGTGGTGTTCGGCGTATTTTTTGCCGGGCTCTACGCCTGCGCGAGGTTCGCCGGCGGGTTCGCCTCCTGACCGATGCCCGGAGCGGGAAACCGCAACTCCTGTCGCTCGCACGCCCACCATGCCACAGCCCGCCATCCTCCAGCAGCTGCTCGACCTCATCGAGCCGACGCTGCCGATGTTCCTCGCCGACGCCGGTCTGACCACGTTCCCCGGTCCAGAGTCGATCCGTGCGGCGTTGGGCTCCCTGGTCGCCGACCAGCGGGACCTCGTGGAGAGGGCCGGGACGCTCCTCGACGACCAAGGGGGCGCCGCGCCGCGCCGCGGCTATCCGATCCGCTACACCGCCCTCCACGACGTCGATCTGGCGTCGTTGCTTCCCGGTCTCGTGACGGGCATCGACCAGCAGGCTGCCGCCCTCGACACGCTGCTCGGCTCGACCGCACCCGGGCCCGAAGCCGACCTGGTCCGTGACGCGCTGCAGTCGGCACGGTTCCACGGCGACGCCCTGCGGGCGCTGGCCGCGCCGCGACCGGCGGCGACGCTCTCCTGACCATGGAGCTTTTCGACAGCCACTGTCATCTCGACCCGATGCGGTACGGCGGGGATCTGGCGGACGTCCTCACGCGGGCCCGTGGCGCCGGCGTCTCGGGGATGGCGGTGATAGGCACCCGGGCCCTCGACAGCGAGGCGGCGGCTGCGCTCGCCGCGGCCGAGCCGGGGATCGTGGCCACTGCAGGACTGCATCCCAACGACGTCCACGAGGCCGACGACGCCGAGTGGGACCGTCTCGTCCGGCTGGTGGCCTCGGGGCGGGTGGCCGGGGTCGGGGAGACCGGGCTCGACTGGTATCGGGACACTGCTCCGCGCGACCGACAGCTGGATTGGTTCGACCGGCACCTGCGCCTCGCCCAGAACCACCGGCTTCCGGTCGTGGTCCACACCCGTGACAGCCTCCGCGACGTCCTCGATGCCGTGCGTGCCGCCCTGGCACGCGGGCCGCTGACCGCGATCCTCCATGCCTACACCGGTTCCGTGGAGGAAGCGGCCGAGGCGGTCGAGTTGGGGTGTTTTCTCGGCTTCGCCGGGATGGTCACCTTCCGGTCGTCCGGCACCCTCCGCGCCGCGGCTGCGGCGCTGCCGGCCGATCGTCTCCTCGTCGAGACCGACAGCCCGTTTCTGTCCCCCGAACCGCTCCGCGGCAGGCGGAACGAGCCGGCGCACGTCGTCCACACGGCGCGTTGCCTGGCGATCGCGCGGGGTGTGACGCTCGAGGAGATCGCCGCACTGACGACCGCCAACGCACGGCGGCTGTTCCTCCACCGCTCCGCCGCCTGACGGTGGCACGGGGCCGTGCAGCGCCTCGCCTGCCGGCGCCGGGGTGAGTCACCCGGCGAACGCTGCTACGATGGCGTCGACGGCGGCGGCCGTCCCGCGCGGTCCCGCCGGTGGCGACGGGCGGGCCGCGGATCCACGGCCCGTTGCCCGAGAGGAGTCAGCGATGGCGAGAACGGCGAGCACGATGATGCCCCTGGGGACGCCGGCGGCGGCCTTCGCCCTGCCCAATGTCGACGGGCGGGTCGTCACGCTCGACGATGCCGCCGGTCCGCGCGGCACGCTGGTGATGTTCATCTGCAACCACTGCCCGTTCGTGAAGCACGTCGCCGACCAGCTTGCGAGCCTCGGTCGCGAGGCGATCGGCCGCGGCATCGGCGTGGTCGCGATCAGCGCCAACGACGTCTCCAGCCATCCCGCCGATTCGCCCGAGCAGATGGTCCGCGAGGCCGAGGAACGGGGGTATCCGTTTCCCTATCTCTACGACGAGACCCAGCAGGTGGCGAAAGCCTACCGGGCCGCCTGCACGCCCGATTTCTTCCTGTTCGATGCCGAGCGCCGGCTGGTGTACCGGGGCCAGCTCGACGACAGCCGCCCCGGCAATGGCGTGCCGGTCGACGGTGGCGACCTCCGCGCCGCGATCGACGCCCTCGTCGGCGGACGGCCGGTCGCCACGGAGCAGAAGCCGAGCATCGGCTGCAACATCAAGTGGAAGCCGGGGCACGAGCCCGACTACTTCGCCGCCTGACGTCAGCCGGACGGCCGTCGGCTCCGGCACGACGCCGCGTGCTCAGCGCCGCGGCGGATCGCCGGGCTTCCCGCTCTGTTCGGGGCGCGAATCGGACGCCGACCGCAGGCCCCGGGCCTCCCCCGGATCGAGCCGCGAGGCCCGGAGGTTCTCCATCTGGATCGCCTCGTACACCTCCTGGCGGTGCACCGGGATCTCGGCCGGGGCATTGATCCCCAACCGCACCTTGTCTCCGCGGATGTCCACGACCGTGATGACGATATTGTCACCGATCATGATGCTTTCGTCGCGTTGCCGGGAGAGCACGAGCATCGATCGCTCCTTCGCTGATCCTTTCGCTACCTATCCGTGGTGGCCGGCACGGGGGCGGGCCTGCTGCCGAATTATGCGCTGTGTTTCAGGTGCGGGCGCTCGTCGCCCAGTTCGTGTTGCAACGGCAACTCGCCGCTGGCCACCACCTGCCGTCCGGTCCGGGCGGCGAGGTTGATGACGATCGGAGCCTTGAGGTTGAGCGTCAGCCGGTGGCCGTTGCGCGACACCACCACCACGAGCTGGGCGTCACGCAGGTTGCCGATCGCCAGCGGCAGCAACTCGCTGCGCGGGATCCGCACCTGGTAGCCGGGCACGAAGCGCCGCGGGCTGACCACCGCGAGGGCGACATCGGGCCGATCGGTGCTCTGCAGCCAGCCGAGGGCGTCGTTGGCGGCATCGGCCAGCAGCGCCCATTCGCGGCACCCCTCGAGGCCGGGAAGGCCGCTGGGAAACGTGAGCAGGTCGGCGTCGTCGACGTCGATCCGGCCGAAGCGCGTGGTGTTGATCCGCATGGGGCACTCCCTTGCCAGCGCGGACGGCCCCGTCCGGGAGACTCCCGGATCGGGACCATGTCCGCCCGAGGAATGATCGGCAGTCGGGGGTGGCGGGGTGGAGAAAAAAGGCTTGGCGAACAAAACCGGATCGGGCAAGGGGCGACGGCGGCGGGGGACGGGGCGAGGCGACGGTTTTTGACTACATTGTCGGTCGTGTCGGGAGTGGGGAGCCGCCGGTGGCCGCCCCAGCGACCGGCGACCGGGGCGAGGGAGGTGGACCGTGAACGAGCGCCGCATGTGGTGGGTGCCGCTGGTGTGTGTCGTCGCCGGGTGCTTCTCGGGGGATTGGCAAAAGCAGTACACCAAAGCGGTCAGTGACCACCGGCTCGATTCGCAGTTTTCGCTGCTGCATCCCCAGCCGGTCTCGGTCGCCGGCGGGCGGATCGGGGTCCGCGTCCCGCGCGTGTTCACCGAGCAGGTCGACCCGACGGCGCCGCCGCCGCGCGGCCGGCCGGCGTTCCTTCCCGACGTGCCCGGCTTCCAGGCCGGCTTCGAATTCGCCGCCGCCGCCGGAGCCCCCCCGGCGATCCTCGCCCTCGGCGTGGTGCCCAAGGCCGAACGCCGCCGCGAGGATGTCGAGGCCGCGATCCTCCAACAGGTGCGGGTCGCCGACGCCAAGTGGGAAGGCCCCCGCGACGAGACCGCGCGCAGCGGCGTCGTCGGGCGTTGGAAGGTGCTCAAGGTGCCCGGCACGGGCGAAGTCTGGATCTCCGCCAACGACGACCAGGAGTTTTGCAACGTCCTGGCCTGGCAGGTCGGGCAGGAGGCCGCTGCGGCGCTGCCGCTGGAGGCGATCGCCCCGCTCGTCGCCCGATCGCTCGAAGTCCTCCCCCCTCCGCTTCCGGTCGACCAGGCACCGGCTGCAGCGGCCCCCGCCGGCGGCTGACGACCGCCGCGTCCGGTTCGTCACTCCCACATCGGTTGTGAGAGCCAGGCGGCCAACGGGGCGAGGATCAGCACCGGCAGCCAGGCGCCGACGCTCGGTGAGACGACGTAGCCGGTCGCCAGGGCGTGGCAGCCGAGCACGACGAGGAAGAACAGCACCGTCAGCCCCACGCACAGGCCGACGGCGACGAAGATCCCCCGCCGGGACGGGCCCGCCACCAAGGGGAGCCCGAGGACGGCGAGCGTCATGTCGAGCAGCGGCTGCACCTGGCGGGCGTGCACGCGCAGGGGTACGTCGGCGCTCACCCCGAGCGCCGGGTTGGCGATCGCCCGGACAAGTTCCCCCGTCGACGAGTACTGGCTCCAGTTGGTCGAGCCGATGAGCTGCTCGAACGTCACGGCACTGACGACGAAGCATTCGCCAGGCGCGAGCCAGTCGTGGTCGGTGCGGGTCAGGACAACGTCCCGGCCACGGAGGGCGACCGCCGGCAGCCGGTCGATCCCGGCCGGCTCGGTGACGCCGCGGAGCACGTACCCGGCGGGGTGACGGTCGTCGTGCGGAAGCCACACCGCCTCCGCGGCATCGAGCGTGACACCGTGCTCGGCGAGTGCCGGGGGCAAAAGCAGGCTCGGGGCCTCGATCCGCGCCAGGCCGGCCTGCGCCGTCCGCCCACGGAACAGGATCTCGGTGTCGTGGTCGTAGCGGGCTTCGAACGGTTGGGGACGGTCGCCGCGCAGGTCCTGGGCGTTGCGCGAGATCGCCGTCCGGATCTGCGGCAGGACGAGCTCACGGTTGACAACCGCCAGCAGGCTGACGACCGCGGCGAAGACCAGCGTCGGCCGGGCGATCCGCCAGCGGTCGATTCCCGCCGCCAACAGGGCGGTCAGCTCGTTGTGGCGCTCGAGCCACGACAGGGCGAACATCGCGCTGGCGAGGGCGACGATGCTGCTCGTCGCGTCGAAAAACGAGATCAGCCGACAGCCGTAGTACTGCCCGAGGACGCGGCCGAGGCCCCCGGCGGAGGCAGCGTGGCCGATGAACTCCTCGAGGTTGGTGAAGGCATCGACAACGAACGACAGCCCTGCGAGACTGAGAAACACGATCAGGAAGGCGTGAAGCTGCGCCCGCGTGACGTACCGGTCGATCAGCATCGGTGGGACCCGCGGGGTGGTGGCGTGCAGCCGGGCGGCGGACGATAGGAAGACGCGGGCCATGGGTCAACCGCTGTCGGCGACGGGGACGGTGGAAGCTGGGCGAACCGGCCTCCTCGCCGCGGGGCGGCGGCTCGCTGCCGTCGCCGCCGACCTGCTCTTTCCGCTGCGGTGTGCCTGGTGCGCCGTCGACCTGCCCGCGGCGGAGTCCGTCGTGGTGCCGCGGCTCTGCGCCCCCTGTGCGGCGGAGTTCGCGCATGCCGCGACGGAGTGTCCGTTCGCCGCGCCCGACCGTGGCGCCGGCACTGCCGGCCCGGGGCCGACCGCCGGCGCGACCGATCCGCGGTGTCTCGTCCTCGGGCCCTACGCAGGCCCGCTCCGCGAGGCGGTGCTGCGCTGCAAGCGCCCCGCCGGGGCCCTCGTGGCGCAGGCGCTCGGCGGCCTGGTCGCCGAGCGCCACGCGGAACGGCTGCGTGCGTGGTGCCCCGACGTCGTCGTTCCGGTGCCGATGCACTGGCTGCGCCGGTTGGGCCGGGGGACGAGCGCCACCGGTGACATCGCCCGCGGACTGGCGCGGGCGGCGGGGCTGCCGGTCGTCGCCGCCCTGCGGCGGACCCGCGCGACGGTGATGCAGAACCGCATCCCGGTCGCGGACCGGCAGGGCAATCTCGCCGACGCGATCGCCGTCCGCCGCGCCGTGGCGGGACGCCGCGTGCTCCTCGTCGACGACGTGATGACGACCGGGGCGACGCTGCGCGCGTGCCACCGCGCCCTCGCCGCCGGAGGAGCGGCAGCGGTGGCAGGCGTCGTCGTCGCCCGGGCCAGAGCCAGCGATGCCTGATCAGACCGTCATCCGCGTCGGCACGAGGGGAAGCCGTCTGGCACGCGTCCAGACCGGCTGGGTCGTGCGCCGCCTCGAGGCGCTCGGGGCCCGGGTCGTGACCGTTCCGATCCTGACCCGCGGAGACGAGGGCAATCCGCAGCCACCGCGGCTGGGGAGCGACGGAGTCTTCGTGCGCGAGTTGGAGTCGGCACTCCGGGAAAGTCGGATCGACGCCGCCGTGCACAGCCTCAAGGATCTCCCCACGGCCGACTCGGCCGGTCTGTCGCTCGCATGCATCCCCCCCCGAGCGCTGCCCTGGGACGTGTTCGTCGGGCGCACGGCTCGGACCTTGGCGGCGCTCCCCGCCGGGGCGGTCGTGGGAACGTCGAGCATCCGCCGCGTGGCCCAGGTGCGGCTGGTGCGACCCGATCTCCGCATCCTCCCCGTGCGCGGCAACGTCGACACGCGTCTGCGGTTACTCGACGAGGGCCGGTACGACGCGTTGATCCTCGCCGGTGCCGGCCTCGAGCGCCTCGGTCTCGCCGCGCGGGTCGACGAGGTCCTCACGCCCGGTCCAGTGGCGATCGACAGCGCCTCGTCGCCGGCTGGCGAAGCCGCCACCGGCTTCTGGCCCGCCATCGCCCAGGGGGCGCTGGCAGTGCAGATCCGCACCGACGACGCGGCGCTCGCCAGCTTCCTGGCCCCGCTCGACGATCCCCTCAGCCGGCGGGCCGTGACGGCCGAGCGGGCCTGCCTGGCGGCCCTCGCCGGAGGGTGCCTCGCCCCGATCGGCGCCGTCGCTCGCGCCCGTGCCGACGGTGGTTTGTCGCTCACCGCATGTGTCCTCGAGGAACGCGACTCCGCGGTGTCACGGATCGTCGAGACCGGCTTCGCGCCCCCGGCCATGGATGGCGCGCCCCTGGGGCTCCGGATCGCCGAACGGCTCCGCGATCGCGGGGCCGACGGGATGCTCGCGCGGATGCGGCAGCGCTGGGAACAGAGCGGGCAGTGACGGGAAGCCTTGACGTCGCCTCCAGACCGGGATCACGCCGCGGAGGATGGCGGTGCTTGTGCGCGATCGACGCTCGTCGCGTGATTCTCCGTGCCGTCGTAGCGCGCGTGTCGTGAAAGGCGGCCGCCAGGCCCCGGGCGCAATTCGCGTAAAATGACAGGTTCAACAGGTTGGGCGTCGTGGCGGCTTGCCCACGGTGCGCGGGTGACGCAGAATATTGGTCGAGTTTCTCCCCCCCAAGAGGTAGCTCCATGTCGATCAAGGTCGTGATCGCCGATGACCATGAAGTGGTTCGGCGCGGTCTCAACAGCCTGCTGGCCGGGTCGGACGTCAAGGTGGTCGGTGAGGCCTGTGATGGAGAAGAAGCGATCCGGCTGACCAAGAAACTCAGCCCCGATGTCGTGCTGCTCGACATCCGCATGCCGGGGAAGGACGGCCTGACGGCGCTGGAGAAGATCCGGGCCGAACGCCCCGACGTGAAGGTCGTGATGCTCTCGACCTTCGACAATCCCACGTACGTCGCCCGTGCGGTCGCCGGCGGAGCACACGACTACATCCTCAAGGGAGCGTCGCGGGCCGAGTTGCTCGGCTCGATCGCCGGTGCAGCGGCCGGGCAGTTGCCGATGCGGGCGGGGGAGTTGCGCCGCGTGGCGACCACGATGGCCAACCGCGTGGCGGCGCCGGATCCCGACATCCCGCTGAC is a window from the Planctomycetota bacterium genome containing:
- a CDS encoding TatD family deoxyribonuclease; its protein translation is MELFDSHCHLDPMRYGGDLADVLTRARGAGVSGMAVIGTRALDSEAAAALAAAEPGIVATAGLHPNDVHEADDAEWDRLVRLVASGRVAGVGETGLDWYRDTAPRDRQLDWFDRHLRLAQNHRLPVVVHTRDSLRDVLDAVRAALARGPLTAILHAYTGSVEEAAEAVELGCFLGFAGMVTFRSSGTLRAAAAALPADRLLVETDSPFLSPEPLRGRRNEPAHVVHTARCLAIARGVTLEEIAALTTANARRLFLHRSAA
- the hemC gene encoding hydroxymethylbilane synthase, with the translated sequence MPDQTVIRVGTRGSRLARVQTGWVVRRLEALGARVVTVPILTRGDEGNPQPPRLGSDGVFVRELESALRESRIDAAVHSLKDLPTADSAGLSLACIPPRALPWDVFVGRTARTLAALPAGAVVGTSSIRRVAQVRLVRPDLRILPVRGNVDTRLRLLDEGRYDALILAGAGLERLGLAARVDEVLTPGPVAIDSASSPAGEAATGFWPAIAQGALAVQIRTDDAALASFLAPLDDPLSRRAVTAERACLAALAGGCLAPIGAVARARADGGLSLTACVLEERDSAVSRIVETGFAPPAMDGAPLGLRIAERLRDRGADGMLARMRQRWEQSGQ
- a CDS encoding ComF family protein, whose product is MGQPLSATGTVEAGRTGLLAAGRRLAAVAADLLFPLRCAWCAVDLPAAESVVVPRLCAPCAAEFAHAATECPFAAPDRGAGTAGPGPTAGATDPRCLVLGPYAGPLREAVLRCKRPAGALVAQALGGLVAERHAERLRAWCPDVVVPVPMHWLRRLGRGTSATGDIARGLARAAGLPVVAALRRTRATVMQNRIPVADRQGNLADAIAVRRAVAGRRVLLVDDVMTTGATLRACHRALAAGGAAAVAGVVVARARASDA
- a CDS encoding thioredoxin family protein, yielding MARTASTMMPLGTPAAAFALPNVDGRVVTLDDAAGPRGTLVMFICNHCPFVKHVADQLASLGREAIGRGIGVVAISANDVSSHPADSPEQMVREAEERGYPFPYLYDETQQVAKAYRAACTPDFFLFDAERRLVYRGQLDDSRPGNGVPVDGGDLRAAIDALVGGRPVATEQKPSIGCNIKWKPGHEPDYFAA
- a CDS encoding NADH-quinone oxidoreductase subunit N codes for the protein MNLGVLLTDLVSDTLNVSLPAFRPEACLAVTVVLLLLCRMLPGARLLHSSWVAFGGVLFAAAYAWADLRSLPGSPWQPVSAGAFREELFGGLLVFDGFTAYVRLILTGFLVLYIPFTKLSGIPGREEETDFHVLLLGAVLGMCLMASANHLLMVFMAVEMASVPSYALAGFLKGRKAASEAALKYAVYGAGAAGIMLYGISLLGGVLGSLHLPTMATKLSALLAAGSPGGVTTALMLGGLMLAVGLAFKLSAVPFHFWCPDVFEGAAAEVGAFLSVASKAAAVALAIRLGCGLTAPSGSDATVLAGLADARSYAAHVIGLLAVLTCTLGNLGAYGQTNIKRMLAYSTIAHAGYLMIGVAAAIALGGAGMAGAAGAGVARDAVAAVAFYLGVYLFMNLAAFAIVAFLRNVLRSEEIAAYAGLIQSSPGIVVAMGIVLVSLIGLPPLAGFTAKFLVFASAAQAITLGAEKPLMIVLLAVGGLNTVFSLVYYMRVLALMIFSPPPADRVAEPLPLVSFPGALVTGLVAPVVVFGVFFAGLYACARFAGGFAS
- a CDS encoding response regulator transcription factor — encoded protein: MSIKVVIADDHEVVRRGLNSLLAGSDVKVVGEACDGEEAIRLTKKLSPDVVLLDIRMPGKDGLTALEKIRAERPDVKVVMLSTFDNPTYVARAVAGGAHDYILKGASRAELLGSIAGAAAGQLPMRAGELRRVATTMANRVAAPDPDIPLTQRETQVLRHMALGLSNKEIAQSLTISVETVKEHVQNILRKIAVSDRTQAAVWAVRRGLV
- a CDS encoding YjgP/YjgQ family permease, whose translation is MARVFLSSAARLHATTPRVPPMLIDRYVTRAQLHAFLIVFLSLAGLSFVVDAFTNLEEFIGHAASAGGLGRVLGQYYGCRLISFFDATSSIVALASAMFALSWLERHNELTALLAAGIDRWRIARPTLVFAAVVSLLAVVNRELVLPQIRTAISRNAQDLRGDRPQPFEARYDHDTEILFRGRTAQAGLARIEAPSLLLPPALAEHGVTLDAAEAVWLPHDDRHPAGYVLRGVTEPAGIDRLPAVALRGRDVVLTRTDHDWLAPGECFVVSAVTFEQLIGSTNWSQYSSTGELVRAIANPALGVSADVPLRVHARQVQPLLDMTLAVLGLPLVAGPSRRGIFVAVGLCVGLTVLFFLVVLGCHALATGYVVSPSVGAWLPVLILAPLAAWLSQPMWE
- the csrA gene encoding carbon storage regulator CsrA, coding for MLVLSRQRDESIMIGDNIVITVVDIRGDKVRLGINAPAEIPVHRQEVYEAIQMENLRASRLDPGEARGLRSASDSRPEQSGKPGDPPRR